tttttgaatatgatgccacaagcttggcacacctgtctttgggaatttttgcccattcttctttgcagtacctctaaagctctatcaggttggatgggaagcgatggtctactgccattttcagatctttccagagatgttcaataggatttagatctgggctctggctgagccactcaaggacattgaacaagttgttgtgaagccactccactgatattttggcggtgttgtcctgctgttgaaaaacgtccccacagcatgatgctgccaccaccatgcttcactgtagggatggtattagcctggtgatgagcggtgcctggttttctccaactgtaacacctggcattcactccaaagagttcaattttaccCTCATCAggccagagaattttgtttcttatggtctgagagtccttcagatgccttttggcaaattccaggtaggGAGTGGCGTCCGTCTgcccactctaccatacaggcctgatttaATCCATCTTGgaacaaggctgtaacataaaaatgtggaaaaagtgaagctatATAAATACTttacggatgcactgtatatagtcATTCAAACAGATAACAACCACTCTTAAATAGTCATTTAACTGTATAATTAGGCACTTGTAAAAATGCACTGAAAAAGCCTGAAGGGTAATATAACAGTAACATATAAAACAAGACCTCAGGCAGCTGTGACTTGATTATTTGACTATTGTTAGTGACCTGGATGgataattaaatgtattgtagTGATTTAACTACAGTTGGTTTGTTTGTGAGGCTGAGGGAGGCCCAGGTGTTGAATTGAAACTTCAGATGGTCCACTTGTAACTGCTGCGAACGCCGTTCCCATTTCAGAAGCACAATGCGTGAACAGAGTTTTAACGCCTCACTGGTTTTCCCCTCGCTCTGTTCCTGCTCTCTATTCTTTCTCTCAGACTTttcagtgtgtttatgtgtgtgcgctttTCTGGGAAGTGTGAGAGTGTGGTTTGATGGTCAGTTGCCCATGAAACTGCTCTGTATACTCCTGGAGCGCCAATAAGTCGACGCACACAACCCTTAAACCTTTGGCTAATGCTAAAGAGAAGCTTCAAGTCTCAATTTTAGCATCCTGCTTGTCTCAGAAaagatttacttttcatttttttcttgttcacttaTCTTAACAAGCCCCTTGTAGTCATGAAACTTACTATGTTTTCTCCTCTTATCTCAGTCCACAGCTTCTTCAGGAGAGGAAGAGAAAGACTCCTGCCAAATGAGAGCGCAGAGTCCAGCACAGGTGGAAGGAGTCGAGGTTGATGGACAAATGTCGTGCTCCAAAGCCTCAGTCCTGCCCACTCCAGAGGAGAAGATGAGGCAACAGGCACAGGCCGTTCTCACAGATATTGTCCCCATCAATGTCACAGGTAAGAAATCAAACTTTCAGATCAAACCAAAAGAAATATCAACTTCATCTTGTGTCTCCAGTGAATCCTTATGTTTGTCAGGCTAGAATTCATTTAGTTAgtgtttttaaaggaacactccacttaaaaaaaaaaaaaagctcattatTATAACTTTCCTTGAGTTTTatagttgagttttatcattaaAGAgttgattagaccattagcatctaggaCAGTGGTTCCCAAAGAAGGGTCATTACTTgctgttgaagtctgaattattagccctcctgatttattagcccccctgtttaatttttccctaatttctctttaacggagagaagatttttttcaacacgtttctaaacataatagttttaataactcatttctaataactgatttattttatctttgccatgatgacagtaaataatatttgactagatatttttcaagacacttctatacagcttaaagtgatgtttaaaggcttgactaggttaattaggttaactaggcaggttagggtaattaggtaagtctgTAGTCTGTAGACTGTcagggaaaaaaatagcttaaaggggctaataattttaaccataaaatggtctttaaaaaattaaaaactgcttttattctagccaaaataaaacaaataagactttctccagaagaaaaaaatattatcagacatactgtgaaaatttccttgctctgttaaacataatttgagaaatattcaaaaaaagaaaaatattttgaaggggggctaataattctgacttaaactgcatatcaaagacacagcaatagtgtcagatgcagcagattgatttcatggtaccaggttaaactttctgacacctttacagcattcacatactttaaaaataaaggcTACGACTAAATATGGAGGAAGGTCTCAGAGTGacattctccaaaattaaatgaagaatagacttgggcctattggtgtgtgtgaactgttgcatgcaaggtttgtatatttataaccatctcagaggatattgggggtcgcggGTCCCaggcatttttattttgggggtcactgtctgaaaagtttgggaacccctgatctagAAAATTTATCGTtatttttagcaagatgctagtGATGCAGTGATcattaagctaagctaaatgtgctcccaccagactcagagattggctgaatggatacaaaaaatggtaaaactcaacccTAGCTTTAACCCTAAGGAAACTATGAAATGAGCCTATTTTAAAAAAGGCATATGTTCCTTTCAGTGGATCTCACATCAAAATCAGTAActgtatttaattcataattcctcATAGCTTATTCCTAACTACTAACATTTGACTACTGCATGCATGAATACTACATacaactcattctgaatgaataACCACATCTAATATGAATGCGTGTGAATGCATTAACACTTCTCATGTTaacatttctgtcatttttaagtttttgcattttcatgCATTTAAGAGTTTTCCGTTTAGGCATTCAGTTGCATAAATGTACACAAGACACCTTGTCCAAAGGAGCACAGGCTGTCCTACTACATAGTGTCTTCTTTAGACATAATAAGCTCAGTATATTCAATCCTTTCccaaaatgataaaactcacTGTGACTCAGGAAGAAGCTCGACTTTaaagcacacacaaataaacaccaaCACACTAATTCAGTCTGTCAGCTCTGTGACTTAGTCAGACTTCCCGGAGTGCTGAGGCTTAGTCAACAGTGCCCAATCTCTGGAGTTCCCTTGCTTTTGCAGTGCTACAGCACAAAGGTGTTTTGTAGATAAAATAATGTTTCTATTAGATTTCGAAACCAGAGTTACCTGTTCAGATAGAGTGAAAACTGTCTATTTAGATTTTGAATTGTCCGGTGTATTAtagagtagggctgtgcgatttatagaaatcgaatcgcaatcgcaatttgatatatatatctctatctatctatctatctatctgtcctgaTTGACCCGAAGCTtgaatacaaaattaaatcgcaaatcaaattacaatatctgtcagaaaaatcgcaattagatattttccccaaatcgcacagctctATTACAGAGATCACAGCAGATACCACCATTCAAGGACAGACTCTGTTCATGCATATATGTATTAAACTAGAGACAATGTATGAAATTGTCTCTAAAGACTCATTTACACCAGGTATTAGGATGTATTTTCATATATCTGATAGAAAATGTGCAATTCTAACATGAGTGGGATAAAAATATTTGGAACTTGTCCACTTTCAAGCATTTTGGGAGATTGAAAATGCATTTGATCAGATTGCTTTTGTAGTGTAAATGCTCATGTGGCAGAAtgcatttaaacaagcaaaaaacattACCTACTCCCATTGCACTTATCTAATgtgaattatgggatgtgttgtgaAAAGCACATCAAAACAAGGCATTAAAACTCCTCAGAGTTCACACAGATTATGATCTAAATACACATCCGTTTAATTTACTTGCTGTCCCACTCACTTATAAGCTACATAATATGGTTTTGTACTTGGGCATTACATTGAGTGATCCTGTAAAAGAATTGCAGAAAGAAGAAGTGTCAATAATAATTGAAATCTGAACATAAGTGTATGCAAGAAAATCATAGGAATGTAATACTACAgacccatagccagcctggtggggTGGTTCttctttctcaaaaagtggacctttttgcggCTATAGGCCTCATTTAGGCTactatttaattatgatatttaaatactgcattttagtgacatttaagcactgttttaGCTGAAATAGATTGTCAGATGGTCGTCATAatcaaaaaagtacatttgaaaatttatggataacaacaatagacGAAATAgaattcaaattcattttaatatcggTGGCTTTTGGTGCTTCTCACCTTTTCGttggtaattttttttgttccaagatttagaataaaagttacttgtaatatattttctctatttaaaaacaatacagtagcgaaagatgattTCACTTCATCAGATTGTATGCTTTTTTTGCTCAGCTGAATGGTggaattatgaaaaataattgttagcattggccaagaTTGATTAGCTAAAGTTGCACTAAAGCGACAGCCGACAGAGGATTCCACctggtcttaaaacctttttcgatgggttattttcactatttatgatggtatagcagtcaaaataggacaaatgagctcaaatATGGGACAAACTCTGGAcattgtcagtgaggggtgggtctttccaaccacccgaaccccccctggctacggggcTGTACTAGGTGGAAACATGACCCGAGACATTTACCCTACAAGAACAAAGTATCATTTAGCCTTAAATTCAGAGAAAGATTgacattatataaaaaaaacaaaaatttaataCAATGTGTTTTTCAATAGCTGTTTCTTTAACTCCACCAAGTCTTGAACGTATTCTCTACACACACTTAAACATGAATGaagataaatgtgtatttttgtcttTCATCTTAATTTCTCTTGCTTGTGCAGAATGTGTGTGGCTTTGCATGAATGTTTTActggtatgagtgtgtgtgctctgCATGTGTGATGCATGTATGTTACTAACTGGCCCTTTTACCTGTCTGCCCTCGTCAATTGGTCTCCAGGAGAGACGTTTGACAGGCAGGCCAGTATCCGCCGCTCCCTAATAAACACTGACACTCTGGTCCGCCGACCCAAGAAGGTTAAACGGAGAAAGACTATTTCAGGGGTGCCTGACAGCGTCCAACAGGAACTAGGTATGGTATGGCTTTGCCAGCTCACTTTGCTGCTGCTCCTGCCTCACCTGTTTCCATTTAGATTAGTTTCATATAGTACTGTAGTTGTCATCATGGCCATATAATGTAGTGTGTCATCATTTTCCATCTCACCCCAATTACTTTGCCTTGATTTTAAACCTCTTAGAGTGATCCTAATCTGTGACTTCCTCTCCTAATAGATATTTAAAATCACTAGCTAcgtttctatccacctatttttatgcacatgttggatatgcacataaattttgaaaatacacattaaaacgtatgtgcataactgagtaggataaacgatttattcgataagaaaagatgcgcataaactacgatggaaacacttttaccgaacaaactctagtatgtgcattaaaaaaggtcatgtgattttgttataagagatcatgtaatgataaaaatatgCGTGAATTGACAAACCAGTAGGCTGAGCACATTGCAcagtgttgttttggtcattctaaaatgccagtattagtgttattatattattaatgacctccagaattggCAAGAGCATTTGTGCTCCGCATCtgatgccttcaaatgccaccacacgTTCGTTGCGTGTCGGCATACGTCTTCATACATCATGCgcgtcttctgaggcacaagtcctttattaaataaagaaaacactcacgcagcttcttctaccgcagtaaactccgtttttacttttgatatttggtgccagttaatcagcaagtgatgattttgttctctttgactacttggatggaaacgctactttattcgcacgtcttatatgcgatattccagttaaACGCATACATTTAATTGGCATCTtcggatgaaaacatagctactgtctcAAAAGTCTATTCTCAAATCATCTATTGATGTGTTAGTCGTTACAGAATCTCTTGTGCCCTAAATGGTTATTTTGAGctacttcttttttttctgtgcatgCATACTCTCGACACTCTTTGTTATGTAATCTCAGCATCCAACAGCTGCATCCAGCGGCATTCCATTTCCCACAGCTCCCCTGGGTCATGGTCCCTGATTCTATTTAGTTTGTTTCCTGTTAGTGTATGTGAGTGCTCAAATTTGGAGCCATTGTTGAAGATGGCGTGCCACATTTTGCTTTGTAGCCATATGAAGCCACTGCATGAGCCCTTATCCAGATTCCTCCTGCAAAACACTTCATATTTTATCAGGAATGGAATGGATGGGGGAAGGGAGATGTACAGTAGATGTTGTAGAAGAATAAAGTGTTGTCCTCATGGTCAAGGGTATGCATTTCTTTATGAGCTAGTAGATCAGCAGGTTTAATATATCCATTTTCAACACTGGCATACTATTAAAATAGCATGTCTGTTTGCAGATTTGCCAGATTATGGGGATTGTGGAAAGAGCATTCTGCCTCACTCTTTGTTTCTTCTATTTGTAGATATGCTTTTAATGAACTCTTCTTTATCAGAACAGATGGGTGTGGGGGAGAAATAGTGTCAAGCTCTTTAAAGATGCTTTGCTGAAAGCACTGCACAATAGATCTGCATTAAGTCCCATTCTGTTGTTTATACATGCGGGGGTAAGGGCTAACTTCATGCACCAGTGTCATATCCCTAGGTCTAAAACTAAAGCTGGTCTGATGGAAATGCTTTTAAGACAAGCATCTGTCTGGTGGTTAGAATGTTATGATTACTCTTGTATGGTAATTTATTCAAACAGTGAGCATGACATTAAGAAGCTGCAAGGTTGcactctgctgtgtgtgtgtgagatggtaACAGGAGGCGTAATGCATTAACAGCCTGTGGTTTTCAACTAAACTCCAGAAAAAGTCTTTGCATGCATATATGAATAAACACATAAAGATGTGTGGTTTGTATGGGAGCATGCTGTAGTCCTGTAGTCTCCTTTCAGGCTTCTTAGAACCTTGACTTAATGcagacactctcattcacactgagGAATGGACAACATATTTAACACAAGAGTTATCAACCTTAATTAAAGTTTCCAGAAGTCATCAACATACCATATGTGGATACAGCTAATCTAATTAATTAGCTCTCAGTAGAgagggttaatctgattggcagCTGATGTAGCAAAGGGACTGAGGGGAAAGAAGCAGAAAAACAAGCAGCTGTAGTATTTGTCATAACTGTCTCTTCTGTTTTTCTCTGCAGCGGCTAAAGGGCGTGGAGGAGAGCTTCGACCACAGTCCATGTTTATCCCTGGACAGTATTCAACACTTGGGCGAGTCATGAATGGGAATTCAACTCTGCGTCAATCTGTAACAAAAGATTCTGGCTGCCAGACTGAGGAGGTGAAAATCGTCCCACCCTCAGTGAGGAGAATACGGGCTCAGAAGGGTCAAGGAATTGCTGCTCAGATGGCTGGCATCTCCACCTCAGCCACAAACATCTCTTCTGTTTCTGATGGGAGCTCCCCTGGAGGTTCAATTGTTGCAATGGCACCACAGTTCGGCAATGATATCCAGCGCTTTCACAGTTTGCCACGGGGTGCACGGGTTTCTCTAAATGCAGAGCCCATTTACAGTAGCACCCCTTTCAGAAAGGAAGACTCCTGTGCAAAATCACCTAAGCAGATTGGAAAATTACAAGCAGACAATACTGCAGTGCACATGAGAAATGCCCCCAGGGTATGTACTCAAGCACGCCCAAAATCTCAGGAGGTGCGAGGAACTCAAAGGGAGTGGGGTTCTGTCTCAGGTCCAGCCTGTGTAGTTTCTCCACATGCAGCCTACTCAACCTCCCTTATACCTAATGCTACACTGTCATGTTCTGCTGAGGTTTTTGCTCTTCACAGCACATCAAGTCCTGGCCAGAGCCCACTTTCTGGGTCACCATATACAAAAGCTAGACCTCTTAGCATGGTCTCAGTTGTCAACAGTGGGAGCACAAGTAGTGTGGGCACAGGATCTCACACTCCAGATGCAGGCATGAAGGATACTTGCAGTGAGACGGGCCAATCTGATAGCAGTTTGCACAGCCACAGTACCATTGCCGCAGGAACATTGTCTTCAGATGAGCAGTGGATTTACGATACTCCTGATAATGCTTTGCCCAGAAGGACAATGACTTCCAGCTGTTCAACACCCATAAATCATCTATATAGTAGTCTTGAACGCTCCTCAAAAGGCACAGACTCTAGTTCTCTGTATTCTATGGACAATGATGGCTACTACACCTCCATGCATCTGGATTCAGGCCTTAGGTCAAGAAGCCATGGTAGCGGCCATGGTCATGGCATAGGAGGAAGAGCAGTAAGACACAGTATGTACGAGTGCCTCGGTCAGCAAGAGGATCGAAATAGCTTGTGCAGTGACCACTCTCTATCTCGTTCCATTTCTCTACGCAAGCCCAAGAAACCACCTCTTCCACCTGCGCGCACAGACTCTCTACGGAGAAAGCCTGGGAAAAACAGCTCTTCCTCTGCCAATATTGGGCGGTCAAATATTAGCAATGGTTCTCTTCTCAATGAATCATTGATTGCCACTCTCCAACAGTCACTTCAGAATGGGCTTAAAGGCAAAGGATCCTCCACGTCACCATCTCATAGCCCTTGTAGTGACTATGAGGACCCCTGGATGCTTCGTCCAAGGAGCCAGAGCAGCATCAGTGCAAGTAGTAGTGGTGTATCAGCTACAGGAATGGCTCATGTATACTCCATCTGTCCCGTCACACCATCTCATAGTGACACAAGTAGCCTCCGTTCTGATTATGCTGACTCCTGGGGCTACTACATGGATTACCCTCGTCCATCTGGAGATCAGACACGGTCACCATGTACCAATTCACACTCTGCTGGACAAGTGTCTGAGATGGCAAATAGAAGAAGCCCTCTCAATGGTAACCAGGCTAATCTTCCTGCTGTTCAGGAAGGAAGTGACATGTCTGCTAAGCCCAGGACAAGCACCTCTTCACCGGACAGGGTACATCGGTTGACTTCTCCATCAAGTGGATACTCAAGTCAGTCAAACACTCCAACTGCTGGTACTCCCGTTCCCTCCTTCATGAGATGCATGTCCCCATCAGGCAAACCCAAACCAAGAGTGCCTGAAAGAAAGTCATCCTTGCTTTCATCTGTATCTATATCCTCCTCTTCCACCTCTCTTTCATCCAACACCTCTGATTCTAACAGGAGCAATAttccccctcctcctcctcttccagcTGCCCCTGTGGTACTTGTACCTTTTAATCCTCCATCCTTTCCTCCTCCCCTTCCCCCCTCAAGCCCTGTGTGCACTGAAGATCAGAAATTTCCACCTCCGCCACCTGCTTTACCCACAACTCCCCATCAACAAGCTTCCACGAGCCCTCTTCAAAACAATTCTTCCCCTGAATTTCCACCACCTCCACCTCCAGAAGTGTTGGCGGACCCTGTCTGTTCAGGCTTCAATAGTTCCTTCAGCCCTCCACCACCTCCCCCTCCACCACCACTGCCTACTTATTCTCCTTCCCAAAATCAACATTTACCCCAGATGACCCCACAAACACCTTCTTCTGCCTCCTTGAAAGAAATTAAGGGCTATCTTAAACCAGTGAACTCAGAAGGAAGACCAGTGTTGCCTCATTCTGAGGAGCCTAATACGGTTGGCATGCCTTTGATTACCCCATTTGCACTGCAGAGTGTGCAGCTTCGGCCAGCAAAACGTCCAGAAAACAATGAAGTTAGCAGGACAGACAGACCCCAAACACCAGCAAAGACTCAAAAAACAATGTACCCCACAGTTCCTCAGGTTTCTTGCATATCTTCAAATGTAAGCCTTTCATCTACAGAGAAAAATCCCTCAATCCAGCATAGCCAGGATGGCGTTGTTGAAGCACAAACTGACTATAATGTAAAATTCAACTCTGATCCAACATCCTGCCTTACAAATGGACCCATAGATCTTGGTGAGGCCACAGATGAAGTAGATGGTTTAAAGACTTCCCTCTCAACACAAGTGGAAAAGCCACTAAACTCTACACCCAAGAAAAAGCCTCCAATGATTTCCAAAAAGCCCAAGTTTTCTCTTACTTTTTCCTCTGTGGATCACGTCGTGGATTTTGTGAGTGCGGAAGGTCTGGACCCCATACCTGTGCAGGAAAAGGAGGAAGAGACAACTGAGAAAAGTAGCTTTGGCATTTCCGTACCTCCTGTGGAGATAAGAGACATTTCTCCCACAAATGGTGAATCCCAGGAGTTCACACAGTCCTCTAGTACCACTATTCTTGATGTAGACAAGAGCACATCTGAAGCAGAGGATGAAGAAGAAAGAGATGACGAAGATGTAACCAGCAGCACAGGATCGTTCAGTTCTAAAGATGATGAAAATGGTGAGTTACATTTTCCTAATTTTACTCTGTGGGAATGGAGATCATTTATTAACTCGATGACacaaaatcatacaattttaaaTACCCAGGCCTTTTTAAAGAGTCACAGACAATGTTGTATAGCATGTGATCCCAAGGTTTAAATAAAAATTCCAAGGAGAAATTATAGGAAAAAGAGAATGCACATTTGCACTTCAGCTTGCAATTAAACAGCTctgtaaagaaaaagaaaaacatgcaTTAAAGGCAAGACATAGCAGGTTTTACTCacctcacacacattcacaacccATCACTGTTGAAGGGCTTAAAATGGAACATCACTCTTTAAATTTAGTACTTCTTTACTTTTGCTTGGCTCTCTTCCTTTCCCAAACTCTTTTAGTATATACAGAGAATGCACCACCCCTCCCCTCTCACCATCTGTCTCTTTGATTTCTGATTCTTTCATCCATCCTCCTCTACTGCTTCACTCTAACCTTTTTCACCACTCTCttttatcattcttttttttagTTGTTTCATGCACATTACAGGGAATTAAGCAAATATATAGGTAAATTAATGTGCACATAAATTTATAAACcgcgctctttctctctctctctctctctctctctctctatatatatatatatgtgtatatatatatatatatatatatatatatatatatatatatatatatatatatatgtatatgtatatgtatatgtatatgtatatatatatatatatatgtatatgtatatatatatatatatatatatatatatatatatatatatgtatatgtatatgtatatatatatatatatatatatatatatatatatatatatatatatatatatatatatgtatatatatatatatatatatatatatatatatatatatatatatatatatatatatatatatatatatatatatatatatatatatacacacacacacagttgaaggcagaattattagccccccccctgtttatttttttccctaatttctgtttaacggagagaagatttttttttcaacacatttctaaacataatagttttaataactcatttctaataactgatttattttatctttgccatgatgacagtaaataatatttgactagatatttttaaagacacttctatacagcttaaagtgacatttaaaggcttaactaggttaattaggttaactaggcaggttagggtaattaggcaagttattgtataatgatggtttgttctgtagactatcgaaaaaatatagaacttaaaggggctaataatttttcgaaagaaaatagtaattttgaccctaaaatggcttttaaaaattttaaaactgcttttattctagccaaaataaaacaaataagactttctccagaagaaaaaatattattagacatactgtgaaaattttcttgctgttaaacatcatttgggaaatatttcaactgtatatatgcatacacatatatacatacatacatacatacatacatacatacatacatacatacatacatacatacatacatataactGAGTAACAAATGTATTTCATCACCAGTGTCACAATCCACACACTCTCCCCCTCACACTTTTAGTCATAGAATGGGACAGCATTCCCAAGGGAGAGAGCGCGGTTTAAACGGGACGGGCGGGGGGTGGAGCTGACAGCGCTAGAGGAGGAGAGAAGTGAGGGAGGGTTAGGAAAGAGAGCGCGTAACGTGAGATCACCCTCAGCAGCTCAGGCAAGTGCAGATGTGAGAGGAGAGCAGAGCAACTGAACTCTGGAAAGCTGGACACCACCACAACAATGTAAGACAATATTAAACATGCAGCTTTTTACCATCTTCGTATGCGCTGTATTTAAGGAGTGTGAAGCATATGTGCTTGTCCTTGAATTTATAGATGACTGTATAATGCGTCTTAGTACATAGATGCAGTGTAAGATTTTGATGGACTGTTTTGCAGTTTGGGATTTTCTGATACGATGCGTGATGCTATTCAAGCTAGTGTTTTGAATCTGCCTAGGTTTTCTTCTCCGTGCTTTAAATGTTCTTGTTAGACAAGTTTGTCCAAACATGCCTATGCATTTTGACGGAACTGTTTCGAGTTCTAGAATGCAAGGCATGTATTTATGTGCAAGATCGTATCTGTTTGTCAGATGTGCCCTGTTTAAAATGTCTTGTATTTTCATTTCATTGGACTCTGCCTGTGATTGTATTATCTGAGCACAATTGCATTACATTTATCCATCAGATACTTCAGCTGCATTCAAAGAATCAAACCAATGACCTTGATTTATGCAGttccaataataacaacaacattaataactgTTCCACCAGGTGATGTGTTTGAGTCCAGCACGTTGGACGTGGCTCAATCACCCAGCATCAACGGTGACAGCTGTGGGGACATGGTGACCCCCACACGGCCCCGCACCACAGAGGACCTGTTTGCAGCCATTCACAGGTAAATTCCCAAAGACTTTGCTGGGATCCCTTTTCCAGTCTCATCTACTTCCTTTCCACTCCATCCCACCCTCCCCTCTCCCATAAACCGCATTCATAAGTTTAAAGCGGGCTGTCTTATCCAATCTCAGATACATTCATCAAAGATAGAGCGTGGAAAAAAAGCAGCCTGTAAAGAGTCAGGCTTCCCTGCTTTCTGTCTGTCAGATTGAGAAAGCGTTCCTTTAGTGGATGAAAGTGTAAAATAAACATGCACTTTCTTCCAAATTTAGTCCTAAAACACTCAGTCTTTCGTGTAAAAATGCACCCTTTTTTGCATACTAAATGATGCATTATTTAACATATATTCATCATGTTGTTCTATTACGTATGCAGCCTCTGCCATAGTCACGTGTAAtggacaggtttttttttttttttgaagttctTCAGCACATCACAATTTCATTCGAGAGGATTTGGTTTCctc
Above is a genomic segment from Danio aesculapii chromosome 20, fDanAes4.1, whole genome shotgun sequence containing:
- the nhsl1b gene encoding NHS-like protein 1 isoform X5, giving the protein MSCLEAVSNLDEEKKWTVHYTAPWHQQENVFLPGSRPACVEDLHRQAKVNLKTALRECDKLRKDGFRSSQYYSQGPTFSGSSNSQHEDEDLEGDDADKKSTASSGEEEKDSCQMRAQSPAQVEGVEVDGQMSCSKASVLPTPEEKMRQQAQAVLTDIVPINVTGETFDRQASIRRSLINTDTLVRRPKKVKRRKTISGVPDSVQQELAAKGRGGELRPQSMFIPGQYSTLGRVMNGNSTLRQSVTKDSGCQTEEVKIVPPSVRRIRAQKGQGIAAQMAGISTSATNISSVSDGSSPGGSIVAMAPQFGNDIQRFHSLPRGARVSLNAEPIYSSTPFRKEDSCAKSPKQIGKLQADNTAVHMRNAPRVCTQARPKSQEVRGTQREWGSVSGPACVVSPHAAYSTSLIPNATLSCSAEVFALHSTSSPGQSPLSGSPYTKARPLSMVSVVNSGSTSSVGTGSHTPDAGMKDTCSETGQSDSSLHSHSTIAAGTLSSDEQWIYDTPDNALPRRTMTSSCSTPINHLYSSLERSSKGTDSSSLYSMDNDGYYTSMHLDSGLRSRSHGSGHGHGIGGRAVRHSMYECLGQQEDRNSLCSDHSLSRSISLRKPKKPPLPPARTDSLRRKPGKNSSSSANIGRSNISNGSLLNESLIATLQQSLQNGLKGKGSSTSPSHSPCSDYEDPWMLRPRSQSSISASSSGVSATGMAHVYSICPVTPSHSDTSSLRSDYADSWGYYMDYPRPSGDQTRSPCTNSHSAGQVSEMANRRSPLNGNQANLPAVQEGSDMSAKPRTSTSSPDRVHRLTSPSSGYSSQSNTPTAGTPVPSFMRCMSPSGKPKPRVPERKSSLLSSVSISSSSTSLSSNTSDSNRSNIPPPPPLPAAPVVLVPFNPPSFPPPLPPSSPVCTEDQKFPPPPPALPTTPHQQASTSPLQNNSSPEFPPPPPPEVLADPVCSGFNSSFSPPPPPPPPPLPTYSPSQNQHLPQMTPQTPSSASLKEIKGYLKPVNSEGRPVLPHSEEPNTVGMPLITPFALQSVQLRPAKRPENNEVSRTDRPQTPAKTQKTMYPTVPQVSCISSNVSLSSTEKNPSIQHSQDGVVEAQTDYNVKFNSDPTSCLTNGPIDLGEATDEVDGLKTSLSTQVEKPLNSTPKKKPPMISKKPKFSLTFSSVDHVVDFVSAEGLDPIPVQEKEEETTEKSSFGISVPPVEIRDISPTNGESQEFTQSSSTTILDVDKSTSEAEDEEERDDEDVTSSTGSFSSKDDENGDVFESSTLDVAQSPSINGDSCGDMVTPTRPRTTEDLFAAIHRSKRKVLGRKESDEDRSRGPLSPPVTPTGTSPNLNSPLPRQTGSIQRSLRKSATSSDTFKALLLKKGSRSESSFRMSAAEMLRSTDPRFQRTRSLDSSFDPASPTSESPCSSPGRSKRAAEDWARNEGMFSTSPSLIGPKYGRSRTPPSAASSKYNARCRILSSPMTVICERDGELTDCEDPISPSNTPLPISQDSNSTLCEQSSS